In Rhinopithecus roxellana isolate Shanxi Qingling chromosome 4, ASM756505v1, whole genome shotgun sequence, a single genomic region encodes these proteins:
- the LOC104670883 gene encoding histone H2A type 1: protein MSGRGKQGGKARAKAKTRSSRAGLQFPVGRVHRLLRKGNYAERVGAGAPVYLAAVLEYLTAEILELAGNAARDNKKTRIIPRHLQLAIRNDEELNKLLGKVTIAQGGVLPNIQAVLLPKKTESHHKAKGK, encoded by the coding sequence ATGTCGGGACGCGGCAAGCAGGGAGGCAAAGCTCGCGCCAAGGCCAAGACCCGCTCTTCTCGGGCTGGTCTCCAGTTCCCCGTGGGCCGAGTGCACCGGCTGCTCCGCAAGGGCAACTATGCTGAGCGGGTCGGGGCCGGCGCCCCGGTGTATCTTGCAGCGGTGCTGGAGTACCTGACCGCCGAGATCCTGGAGCTGGCGGGCAACGCCGCCCGCGACAACAAGAAGACCCGTATTATCCCGCGTCACCTGCAGCTGGCCATCCGTAACGACGAGGAGCTCAACAAGCTGCTGGGCAAAGTCACTATCGCTCAGGGTGGTGTCCTGCCCAACATTCAGGCCGTGCTACTGCCCAAGAAGACCGAGAGTCATCACAAGGCCAAGGGCAAATAA
- the H1-5 gene encoding LOW QUALITY PROTEIN: histone H1.5 (The sequence of the model RefSeq protein was modified relative to this genomic sequence to represent the inferred CDS: deleted 1 base in 1 codon), producing MSETAPAETATPAPVEKSPAKKKATKKAAGAGAAKRKATGPPVSELITKAVAASKERNGLSLAALKKALAAGGYDVEKNNSRIKLGLKSLVSKGTLVQTKGTGASGSFKLNKKAASGEAKPKAKKARAAKAKKPAGATPKKPKKAAGAKKAVKKTPKKAKKPAAAGVKKVAKSPKKSKAAAKPKKATKSPAKPKAVKPKAAKPKAAKPKAAKPKAAKAKKAAAKKK from the exons ATGTCGGAAACCGCTCCTGCCGAAACAGCCACCCCAGCGCCTGTGGAGAAATCCCCCGCTAAGAAGAAGGCAACTAAGAAGGCGGCCGGCGCCGGCGCGGCTAAGCGCAAAGCGACTGGGCCCCCAGTCTCAGAGCTGATCACCAAGGCTGTGGCTGCTTCTAAGGAGCGCAATGGCCTTTCCTTGGCAGCTCTTAAGAAGGCCTTAGCGGCCGGTGGCTACGACGTGGAGAAGAATAACAGCCGCATCAAGCTGGGCCTCAAGAGCTTGGTGAGCAAGGGCACCCTGGTGCAGACCAAGGGCACTGGTGCTTCTGGCTCCTTTAAACTCAACAAGAAGGCGGCCTCTGGCGAAGCCAAGCCCAAAGCCAAGAAGGCAAGG GCCGCTAAAGCTAAGAAGCCCGCGGGGGCCACGCCTAAGAAGCCCAAGAAGGCTGCAGGGGCGAAAAAGGCAGTGAAGAAGACTCCGAAGAAGGCGAAGAAACCCGCGGCGGCTGGCGTCAAAAAAGTGGCGAAGAGCCCTAAGAAGTCCAAGGCCGCGGCCAAACCGAAAAAGGCAACCAAGAGTCCTGCCAAGCCCAAGGCAGTTAAGCCGAAAGCGGCAAAGCCCAAAGCCGCTAAACCTAAAGCAGCAAAACCAAAAGCTGCAAAGGCCAAGAAGGCGGCTGCCAAAAAGAAGTAG